The window CGCCTCGCCGCTGACGGAGGACGTGCCGCTGCAGCCGACGACGGTCTACGCCGCGAGCAAGGCGGCCGCGGATCTCGCGGCGAAGGCGTTCGCCGCGTCGCACGGCTGCGACGTGGTCTGCGTGCGGCCGTTCAACCACACCGGCCCCGGCCAGCGCGAGGACTTCGTCTGTCCGGACTTCGCCGCCCAGGTCGCCGGGATCGCGCTCGGACGGCGTGCGCCGGTGATCGAGGTCGGCAACCTCGACGTCCGCCGCGACTTCACGGACGTGCGCGACGTCGTGCGCGGCTACGTCGCGGCGCTCCTGCGCGGGCGACGGGGCGAGACGTACAATTTGTGCTCGGGGCACGGGACCTCGATCCGGGAAATCCTGACCACGCTGTGCGAGCTCGCCGGCGTCGAGCCGGAGGTCCGTCCGGCCGCGGCGCGCCAGCGCCCCGCCGAGGTGCCCGCCTACTGGGGCAGCGCGCGCAAGGCGGAGGTCGAGCTCGGCTGGCGTCCGGAGATCCCGCTGCGCACGACGCTCGCCGATCTGCTCGAGTTCAGCCGAAACGCGTGAAGCCCGCGGCGCTTCGGGCGTCGAACACGGCGTGGCCGTCGTAAATGGCAATGGTGTCCCTCGCGTGGTACTGCCGGGCGGGAAGGACCACGCGGTGGATCTGCAGATTAAGTCGCTCGAGGACCTCCTCGTAGAGCGGGGGCGGGTCAGCCCCGAGGACCTGCGGAAGATCCGCAAGCTGCAGCAGGAGCGTGGCGAGCGCATCGAGCGCCTGCTGCTCGACCTCGGCTTCATCTCCGAGGACGACCTGCTGCCGGTCTTCAGCGAGTACCTCGGGGTACCGCTGGTGTCGCGCAAGGATCTTCCGTCGTCGGCGATCTCGATCCCGGGGCTCAACGTCAAGTTCCTGCGCCACGCCCGCGTGCTGCCGGTCGCGATGAGCGACGGCGTGATCACCATGGCGATGGCCGACCCCGGCGACCGCGACGCGCTACAGGGTCTCGAGGTCGCGACCGGCTGCCGCGTCAAGCCGGTGCTCGCCAAGGAGAAGGACATCCTCGAGGCGCTCGAGGAGTGCTACGGCGACCACGGCGAAGGGCAGGGCGACGGCGCCAATGGTGACGGTCTCGTCGAGTACCTCTCCGAGGACGAGGAGGACGTCGACCACCTGCGCGACCTCGCGAGCGAGGCGCCGGTCATCCGCTTCGTCAACGTGCTGATCAACCGTGCCGTCGAGAGCCGCGCCTCCGACATCCACATCGAGCCGTTCGAGAACGAGCTCAAGGTCCGCTACCGCATCGACGGCGTGCTGCACGACGTCGACGCTCCGCAGCGCCGGCTGCAGGCGGCGATCGTCTCGCGCATCAAGATCATGGCGAAGCTCAACATCGCCGAGCGTCGCCTGCCGCAGGACGGCCGCATCAAGCTGCGCATGATGGGCAAGGAGATCGACCTCCGCGTGTCGACCCTGCCGACGCTCTACGGCGAGAGCGTCGTGCTCCGTATCCTCGACCGCGGCTCGATCGTCCTCGACCTCGAGAAGCTCGGCTTCCCGCCGGACTCGCTCGCGCAGTGGGAGAGCCTGATCGTCAAGCCGTACGGGATGATCCTGGTCACCGGTCCGACCGGCTCCGGCAAGACCACGACGCTCTACGGCTCGCTGCACAAGATCAACTCGCCGGACAAGAAGATCATCACCATCGAGGATCCGGTCGAGTACCAGCTCAACGGCGTCAATCAGATCCACGTCAAGCCGCAGATCGGCCTGACGTTCGCGAACGGGCTGCGCTCGATCGTCCGTCAGGACCCCGACGTCATCATGGTCGGTGAGATCCGTGACGCCGAGACCGCGGAGATCGCGATCCAGGCGGCGCTCACCGGTCACCTGGTGTTCTCGACGCTGCACACCAACGACGCGGCCGGCGCCGTGAGCCGTCTGCTCGAGATGGGCGTCGAGGACTACCTGCTCGCGTCGTCGCTGCTCGGCGTGCTCGCGCAGCGCCTCGTGCGACGCATCTGCCCGGACTGCAAGCGGCCCGTCGAGGGCATGCTCGGCGACCACGCCGACTTCCGCTCGATCGTCGGCGACGGCAACGGCAACGGCGGCATCTCGCACGACGTCGCGAACATCCAGCTCTACGAAGGCGCGGGCTGCGAGTCGTGCTCGTACACCGGCTACCGCGGACGAGCGGGCATCTACGAGCTGCTGATCGTCGGCGACGTGGTCCGCAAGTCGATCCTCGAGCACGCGTCGGCGGACATCATCCGCAACCGCGCGATCGAACTCGGCATGCGGACGCTGCGTGAGGACGGCCTGCGCACGATGCGCGAGGGCACGACGACGCTGTCGGAGATCATCCGGGTGACCCGCGACTGAGGTCGCGGGGGCCGTCCGCGGAGACGAGCATGGGCGAGGCTCAGCCCAAGCAGCAAGCGCGACCGATTCCGCTTCCCGGCACGATCTCCGACGACACCGACGTCGCGGCCTCGACCGACATCTCGCTCGTCATCCCGCTGCACAACGAGCGTCCGAGCCTCAAGCTGCTCGTCGACGAGTGCCGCGCGGTGCTGCAGGACCCGACGCGCGACTGGTCCGCGCTCGGCATCGAGCCCGGCACCGAAGCGCCGCGCTGGGAGATCATCCTGGTCGACGACGGCTCGACCGACGGCTCGTTCTCGGTGCTGCGCGAGCTCGCGGAGCAGGATCCGCAGATTCGCGCGATCCGTCTGCGACGCAACCTCGGCAAGGCGGCCGCGCTGCAGATCGGCTTCGCGCACGCGAACGGCGACGTCGTGGTGTCGCTCGACGCCGACCTGCAGGACGATCCGAACGAGATCCCGCGTCTGCTCGCCGAGCTCGCCAAGGGCTACGACCTGGTCAGCGGCTGGAAGCGCAAGCGTCACGATTCGCTCGCGCGCGTGATTGCGTCGCGGCTGTTCAACGCCGCCGTGCGCCGCGTGTCGGGCGTCGAGCTGCACGACCTGAACAGCGGCTTCAAGGCGTACCGCCGCTGGGTGACGCAGGACATCCAGATCTACGGCGAGCTGCACCGCTTCATCCCGGTGATCGCGGCCTGGAAGGGCTACGCAGTCAGCGAGGTCGAGGTCGCGCACCGTCCACGTCGCTTCGGACGCTCGCGCTACGGCTGGGGACGCGCTTTCCGCGGCATGATGGACCTGGTGACGGTCATGTTCTTGACGCGCTTCGATGCGCGTCCGGCGCACTTCTTCAGCCTGCCCGGCGCGTTCCTGATGAGCGTCGGCCTCGCGGTGCTGACCTACATCGCGTACCTGCGCTTCACCTACGGCGAGATCCTCGGACGGCATCCGCTGCTCGCCTTCGGCGTGCTCGCGGTGCTCGCCGGATTGCAGCTCTTCACCAGCGGTCTGCTCGGCGAGATGCTCGCGGCGCACGTCGAGCGTGACGACGATGCGCGCATCCGCGAGCGCGTGAACTGAGGCGTCGGCGGCGCGCGGACGCCCGCGCCTCTGCCCTCGCTCGACGCGTCCGAGCGCTCACCCGGCGAGCGCGAGCAGCTCGTCGACCCGCACGGCCCAGGTGTGGCGCGCGAGGAACGCCTCGACCGCCGCGACGTCGACCGGCTCCGCGGCGGCGCGCCGCACCGCGCTGACGAAGCTCGCGGCGTCGTCGGCGAGCGTGACCCCGGGCACGTCCGCGAGCTCCGGCAGACGCGTCGAGACGACCGGCTTGTGCATGGCGAGGTACTCGAAGCTCTTGAGCGGGCTCACCGCGTCGGTCAGCCGGCCCGGGCGAAAGGGAACGATGGCGACGTCCGCCGCCTGCAGGTACGCGGGCACGTCGCGCTGCGCTTTGAGCCCGAGCGCGAAGACGTTGGGCGCCTGCGGCAGCGCGCGGGTGCCCGCCGGGCCGACCAGGTGGATCGTCGCTTCGGGAAGCTCGGACGCGAGCCGCGCCACCAGCTCGAGGTCGACCCACTCGCCCCAGAGCGCGCCGACGAAGACGACGGTCGGCGTGCCACGACGCACGTCGGGCGGCGTCGGGCGTGCGACGGCGGGGTCGAACGTGCCGCGGTCGACGGCGTTCGGCAGCAGGTGCACGGAGCGGCCCGCGCGCGCCGCCAGGTCGTCGGCGAGCGTGCGCGCGCTCGCGATCAGGTGCCGCGCCCGCTCGAGCGTCCAGCGCTCCGCCGACGCGTCGTACCAGCCACGGCCGAGCTCGCCGTCCCAGACGTCGATCGCGTCGTAGACGAGAAGCGAGGGATCGACGCGGCTCGCCTCGCGGCAGAGCGCCGGGTGTGGCGCCTCGAGCAGGACGAGGCGCAGGTCGCGCGGTTCCCGCGCTGCCGCGCCGCCGCGCTCGCCGAGCCAGCGCACCGAGACGCCGTCGATCCTCGGCCGCGTGCGGCGCGGCCAGGGAAAGATCGGCAGCGCGTAGCGCCAGTCGATCGCGAAGCCGCGCCGTCGGAGCTCCGCCGCGAGCTGCGCGGGCCGGCTGCCGCCGCCGCCGTCTTCGGGCGGCACCAGCGTCAAGATCATCATCGTGCCGCGGGTCGCCGGCGAGTCGGCGGCGGCCGCGAGCGCCGAGTGGCGCGACGCGCGCTCCGGCATCAGACGCAGCGAGGCGCGCTGCAGGAGCGCGCTTCGCGTCGCGCTGCCGTCGAAGAACCCGGCGTGGCGATCGATCCAGGCGTCGAGCCGCTCGCTGCGAAAGAGCGACGCCTTGAGCCGGTGGGACAGCCGCTTGCGCAGCGGGATCGACTCGGCCGCGCCGCGGGGCGCGAGCGAAGCGCTCACGAGCCGGCGCTTGCGCGGCGATTCGTGCCGCCGTCGCGCTCGAAGAGCCACAGCTCGCCGGCGCCGGGGACGCGCCGCCAGTCGCGCTCGAGGTGGGCGACGAACGGCGAGTCGCCGTCCAGCAGCTCGGGGAAGGGCACGTAGAGGTAGCGCGCCGAGCTCAGAGCTCGGGCGAGCTCGTCGGTGCTCGCGCGTGCCTCCTCGCCGGCGAGCGCCGGATTGACGGCGCTGCCGAGCGTGAGCGCCGTGCCGCGTCGATCACAATAATAGAGAACCGTCCCGCCGCGGTCGGAGAGCACGAAGATGTCCTCGTGCGGCGCGGTCAGGGCGCGGATGCGCTCGCAGCGCTCGACCAGCGAGGCGTACTCGGGCGGCGCGGCGATCGCGCGTCGCGTGATGACGAACGAGCCCGCGGCGAGGGCGACGAGCAGCACGGCGACGACGCTCGCGCGCAGCGCCGCCGAAGCGGAGGCGAGCCGCTGGACGACCGCGCCGAAGCCGCGCGCGATCAGCCACGCTGCGACCGGGACGAGCGCGAGCTGATAGTACTCCGTGCCGCGCGCGCGCTCGTCGAACATGCGCGTCGCGAACACCAGGCACTGCACGAGGACGCCCGCGCCCCAGGCGAGCAGCGCGCGCTCGATCAGCGTCCAGGGGCGGCGCACGAGCAGCACGCCCGCCAGCGCGACCGCCGCGCCGAGCGGCGTCAGCACCATCTCGACCGTCTGCCGCGCGATCTCGGCGTAGAGCCGAGACTCGAGCAGCAGGCGTGGATCGATCCAGCCTTCGGCGACCATCGCGCCCGCGGCGGGATACGTCCGGTGCACGGCGGCCGCGTGCACGTACCACGCGAACGCCGGCGCGATTCCGACCAAGAGGCAGAGGAGCAGCGTGTTCCGGGCCCGCGACGAGGGCCGCTCCGGCGTCGAGCCGGTCGCGACGAGCACGAGGCCCGCGGGCCCGAGCCAGAAGACCGCGTGCGGCTTGAGCGCCAGCGCGAGCCCGGCGCACGCAGCGACGCCGGCTGCGCGCCCGAGGCCCGGTTCTGCCCGCCAGCGCGCGAGCGCCCACAGGGTCGCGAGCGACGCGGTGATCAGCGCGGCGTCGCTCATGAAGGCGCGCGAGTAGACGATCGCGAGCGGGGCTGCGAGGTACCAGGCGCTCGCGACGAGCCGCTCGCCGTCGCTGAGCGCTCCGCGCAGCAGCGCCGCGAAGAGCGGCGCGCCGAGCAGCCAGGCCGCGATCGAGAGCAGCCGGCCGACGCGCTCGTCGACGCCGCCGCGCAGGTCGTAGATCAGCGCCACGACGGCCGGAAACAGCGGCACCTCCTTCAGGAAGTAGCCCGGTCTTCCGATGTCATCCACCGTCGGGCGCAGCCAGACGGCGCGATCGCGGTGGAAGTTGCGCGCGACCATGGCGGTGTGGGTCTGTTTCGCGGCGGCCCCTTCGAGCAGCGGTGCATCGAGGTGGGCGAGGCGAACCGCGAGGCCGGCGAGCAGGATGGCGAGCAGGGCGACGAGATAGAGCGAGGAGGAACGCGGCGGTGGGTGCGATACGGCCAACATCGTCGATGGCGACGGCGAGCGCGGCTACGAGGGCGCGCACACGTTAGCGCTTGCGTCAGCGGAAGGCGACCGCGCGGGCCTTGGCGCGTCCGATCGGCGGTCCGGCTGAAAGATTTCTTTGCGCCGCGCGTCTTTAGTGCACCTGCGTGGTGTCCGTCGAGCGGATCTATTGATGACCCCTGCCTTGAATTCTACCCGCGGCGTCCGCAGGACGAGGTTTGCGCTTCCCGGTTGCAATGGTTTTGCCTTGCGGGTATATCGGGACGTCCATTCGGTCACCTGGGGGTGGTGTGGCGATCGCCGATGCGAGCGTGAGGACTGGGGGCTTGGCAGCGGGGTCCAGGAGGCGAGTGAGGGCAGCGGCCGGTGGCGTCGTTGTGCTGCTCTTGATCGTCGCCGCGACCGCCATCGCATGGCAGAACGGCATCTGGCCGCTCAACCAGCGCTCCGAAGCCGCCCTCGCGAGGCGCGCGCAACGGTTCTGGGATCTGAAGATCTCGGGGGATACGCTCGGCGCGTACAACTACATGGCGGAAGCCTACCGTCGCCGCGTCAAGCCCGACGGCTTCGCACGCATCGGTGGCGGTCTGGTGATCCACACCGGCGCGAAGGTCAAGTCCGTGCAGCTCGACGACAAGGGCGGGATTGTCGAGTTGGAGCTGCGCTACGTCGTCAATCGCAAGCACTTCGCCGACATGGAGAACACCGCGCAAGTGAAGGAGCGCTGGGTGTTCGAGAATGGGGCCTGGCACCGCTGGCCGCCCGACATGGGTTGACGGGGGAGTTGAATCGAAGGGTTGTTTCGGTGTAACGGCTGGGGGACGCAGGGGCCTGCACATGTGCGGGCGATGCGAGCCGACTTCAGCCTCGCGCCCCTGACGCAATCGGCGGGTGGTGCGGTAGTCGAGAGTTAGGTCAAGGCAGGCTTTCCCGAGAGGAGAAAGGTATGAAAGAGGAGGTAGGAATGAAGCGTAGGGGACCGTCGAGGGCGCTTGTGGCGTTGGCCGTGGCCGGGCTCGTGGCCTGCTTCGGGTCGACCGCACAGGCCCAGGAGAACATCTACGAGAACGAGACCGGCCTGATGGGCGGCTCGTTCGTCCCGGCGGGTGGCGGCGCCCTGGTGCAGAGCGGATTCGTCATCGCCGGCCCCCGGCTGAATCCGAACGGCATCGGTCAGTACCTGGTCGGCCCGTACTACGACGTCCGGCCGATCGGCACCGACGCGCAGCACGTCAACATCCAGATCATCAACACCAACACGAACAACACCGCGCTGCCGGTCTGCACCGAGGCGGATTACGCCGCGGGCGTTGACGGTGCGGCCTGCTACAAC is drawn from Candidatus Binatia bacterium and contains these coding sequences:
- a CDS encoding GDP-mannose 4,6-dehydratase, with amino-acid sequence MRVLVFGVTGFAGRYLARELRELGHEVWGAARRPSSDAAARHPIALDGVRLLRCDVGEAEEVRDVLAAAQPDAIVLLSGVSSPPEANRRPQDAYRVHVGGTLNVLSAVASTQPSRRVLLVTSSEVYGASGRDASPLTEDVPLQPTTVYAASKAAADLAAKAFAASHGCDVVCVRPFNHTGPGQREDFVCPDFAAQVAGIALGRRAPVIEVGNLDVRRDFTDVRDVVRGYVAALLRGRRGETYNLCSGHGTSIREILTTLCELAGVEPEVRPAAARQRPAEVPAYWGSARKAEVELGWRPEIPLRTTLADLLEFSRNA
- the gspE gene encoding type II secretion system ATPase GspE, which codes for MDLQIKSLEDLLVERGRVSPEDLRKIRKLQQERGERIERLLLDLGFISEDDLLPVFSEYLGVPLVSRKDLPSSAISIPGLNVKFLRHARVLPVAMSDGVITMAMADPGDRDALQGLEVATGCRVKPVLAKEKDILEALEECYGDHGEGQGDGANGDGLVEYLSEDEEDVDHLRDLASEAPVIRFVNVLINRAVESRASDIHIEPFENELKVRYRIDGVLHDVDAPQRRLQAAIVSRIKIMAKLNIAERRLPQDGRIKLRMMGKEIDLRVSTLPTLYGESVVLRILDRGSIVLDLEKLGFPPDSLAQWESLIVKPYGMILVTGPTGSGKTTTLYGSLHKINSPDKKIITIEDPVEYQLNGVNQIHVKPQIGLTFANGLRSIVRQDPDVIMVGEIRDAETAEIAIQAALTGHLVFSTLHTNDAAGAVSRLLEMGVEDYLLASSLLGVLAQRLVRRICPDCKRPVEGMLGDHADFRSIVGDGNGNGGISHDVANIQLYEGAGCESCSYTGYRGRAGIYELLIVGDVVRKSILEHASADIIRNRAIELGMRTLREDGLRTMREGTTTLSEIIRVTRD
- a CDS encoding glycosyltransferase family 2 protein; translation: MGEAQPKQQARPIPLPGTISDDTDVAASTDISLVIPLHNERPSLKLLVDECRAVLQDPTRDWSALGIEPGTEAPRWEIILVDDGSTDGSFSVLRELAEQDPQIRAIRLRRNLGKAAALQIGFAHANGDVVVSLDADLQDDPNEIPRLLAELAKGYDLVSGWKRKRHDSLARVIASRLFNAAVRRVSGVELHDLNSGFKAYRRWVTQDIQIYGELHRFIPVIAAWKGYAVSEVEVAHRPRRFGRSRYGWGRAFRGMMDLVTVMFLTRFDARPAHFFSLPGAFLMSVGLAVLTYIAYLRFTYGEILGRHPLLAFGVLAVLAGLQLFTSGLLGEMLAAHVERDDDARIRERVN
- a CDS encoding glycosyltransferase — translated: MSASLAPRGAAESIPLRKRLSHRLKASLFRSERLDAWIDRHAGFFDGSATRSALLQRASLRLMPERASRHSALAAAADSPATRGTMMILTLVPPEDGGGGSRPAQLAAELRRRGFAIDWRYALPIFPWPRRTRPRIDGVSVRWLGERGGAAAREPRDLRLVLLEAPHPALCREASRVDPSLLVYDAIDVWDGELGRGWYDASAERWTLERARHLIASARTLADDLAARAGRSVHLLPNAVDRGTFDPAVARPTPPDVRRGTPTVVFVGALWGEWVDLELVARLASELPEATIHLVGPAGTRALPQAPNVFALGLKAQRDVPAYLQAADVAIVPFRPGRLTDAVSPLKSFEYLAMHKPVVSTRLPELADVPGVTLADDAASFVSAVRRAAAEPVDVAAVEAFLARHTWAVRVDELLALAG
- a CDS encoding glycosyltransferase family 39 protein; this encodes MLAVSHPPPRSSSLYLVALLAILLAGLAVRLAHLDAPLLEGAAAKQTHTAMVARNFHRDRAVWLRPTVDDIGRPGYFLKEVPLFPAVVALIYDLRGGVDERVGRLLSIAAWLLGAPLFAALLRGALSDGERLVASAWYLAAPLAIVYSRAFMSDAALITASLATLWALARWRAEPGLGRAAGVAACAGLALALKPHAVFWLGPAGLVLVATGSTPERPSSRARNTLLLCLLVGIAPAFAWYVHAAAVHRTYPAAGAMVAEGWIDPRLLLESRLYAEIARQTVEMVLTPLGAAVALAGVLLVRRPWTLIERALLAWGAGVLVQCLVFATRMFDERARGTEYYQLALVPVAAWLIARGFGAVVQRLASASAALRASVVAVLLVALAAGSFVITRRAIAAPPEYASLVERCERIRALTAPHEDIFVLSDRGGTVLYYCDRRGTALTLGSAVNPALAGEEARASTDELARALSSARYLYVPFPELLDGDSPFVAHLERDWRRVPGAGELWLFERDGGTNRRASAGS